A window from Erythrobacter sp. YJ-T3-07 encodes these proteins:
- a CDS encoding WbuC family cupin fold metalloprotein — protein sequence MPNLADLTPAFLDELSEAALRSDRRRMHYCIHADYSDPVQMMVNAVAPDSYIRPHRHSLDPKVEHLSALRGTFACFVFDDAGEVLSSQIFGERGDAPFGITLPPEAWHTVVALDDGAILLEVKQGPFRPELAKEPADWSPDEGTAEGLALIERLRGGLSGVS from the coding sequence GTGCCTAATCTCGCCGATCTCACTCCTGCCTTCCTCGACGAGCTGAGCGAAGCGGCGCTCCGGTCGGACCGGCGGCGGATGCACTATTGCATCCATGCCGACTACTCCGACCCGGTGCAGATGATGGTCAACGCCGTTGCGCCCGACAGCTATATCCGCCCGCACCGCCACAGCCTCGACCCCAAGGTCGAGCATCTGAGCGCGCTGCGCGGAACCTTTGCCTGCTTCGTGTTCGACGATGCGGGAGAGGTCCTCTCCAGCCAGATATTCGGCGAACGTGGCGATGCGCCTTTCGGCATTACCCTGCCGCCCGAGGCGTGGCACACGGTGGTTGCGCTGGATGATGGCGCGATTCTGCTCGAAGTGAAGCAGGGCCCGTTCCGGCCCGAACTGGCGAAGGAGCCTGCGGACTGGTCGCCAGACGAGGGTACGGCGGAAGGCCTTGCGCTAATCGAGCGGCTGCGCGGCGGCCTCTCCGGCGTCAGTTAG
- the wecB gene encoding non-hydrolyzing UDP-N-acetylglucosamine 2-epimerase: MGKMKVMTVVGTRPEIIRLSRVLIALDEACEHILVHTGQNHDYELSQVFFDDLGIRKPDHFLHAAVAGAPVATIGNIMIGMEKLLKEVQPEALLVLGDTNSCLSVLPAKRAKIPVFHMEAGNRCFDQRVPEEINRRIVDHTADINLTYSDIAREYLLAEGLPPDRVIKTGSPMYEVLHAYMDRIDASDVLDRLELKEHEYFVVSAHREENIESDANFLRLVAILNRIAETYDKPVIVSTHPRTQNRIDRAGVEFHANVRLLKPLGFHDYVRLQKSARAVLSDSGTITEESSILNFPALNIREAHERPEGMEEGTVMMTGLSIDRVEQGLAIIASQARGEERDLRLVADYSMPNVSAKVVRIIHSYTDYVRRTVWKEY, encoded by the coding sequence ATGGGCAAGATGAAGGTCATGACGGTCGTCGGCACGCGGCCCGAGATCATCCGCCTGTCGCGCGTGCTCATCGCGCTGGACGAGGCGTGCGAGCATATCCTGGTCCACACCGGACAGAACCACGATTACGAGCTGAGCCAGGTCTTCTTTGACGATCTGGGCATCCGCAAGCCCGACCATTTCCTGCACGCAGCCGTCGCCGGAGCGCCTGTCGCGACGATCGGCAACATCATGATCGGGATGGAAAAGTTGCTCAAGGAGGTCCAGCCCGAAGCGCTGCTGGTGCTGGGCGACACGAACAGCTGCCTCTCCGTTCTCCCCGCCAAGCGCGCCAAGATCCCCGTGTTCCACATGGAAGCGGGCAATCGCTGCTTCGACCAGCGCGTACCGGAGGAGATCAACCGCCGGATCGTGGACCACACCGCGGATATCAACCTGACCTACAGCGATATTGCGCGCGAATACCTGCTCGCCGAAGGCCTGCCGCCCGATCGCGTGATCAAGACCGGCAGCCCGATGTACGAGGTGCTGCACGCCTATATGGACCGGATCGATGCGTCCGACGTGCTCGACCGCCTCGAGCTCAAGGAGCACGAATACTTCGTGGTCAGCGCGCACCGCGAGGAGAATATCGAGAGCGATGCAAACTTCCTGCGGCTGGTCGCGATCCTCAACCGGATTGCCGAGACCTACGATAAGCCGGTGATCGTCTCGACCCATCCGCGCACGCAGAACCGGATCGACCGGGCGGGGGTCGAATTTCACGCGAATGTCCGCCTGCTCAAGCCGCTGGGCTTCCACGACTATGTGCGGCTTCAGAAATCGGCCCGCGCCGTGCTGTCGGACAGCGGCACGATCACCGAGGAATCCTCGATCCTCAACTTCCCCGCGCTCAACATCCGCGAGGCCCACGAGCGGCCCGAGGGGATGGAAGAAGGCACAGTGATGATGACCGGGCTCAGCATCGACCGGGTCGAACAGGGCCTCGCAATCATCGCCTCGCAGGCGCGCGGCGAAGAGCGCGATCTGCGGCTGGTGGCCGATTATTCGATGCCCAACGTCTCGGCCAAGGTGGTGCGTATCATCCATTCCTACACTGATTACGTGCGCCGCACGGTCTGGAAGGAGTACTGA
- a CDS encoding capsular polysaccharide biosynthesis protein CapF: protein MSIALVTGAEGFIGRNLTIRLGELGHEVIPIGRSHDASDLADAAKRADFVFHLAGVNRPQDPADFATGNRDFTSEVCDALAAAGNKAPIAYSSSIQAAADNPYGESKRGAEQALERHGEATGAPVLIYRLPNVFGKWARPNYNSAVATFCHNIAHGLEITVNDPAVPLRLVYVDDVVAAFVALLQDGATRDSGFHEVQPVYETTVGEVADTIRSFPCSRHTLVSPRVGTGLTRALYSTYLSYLEPDQFSYGLPIHADPRGAFVEMLKTPDAGQFSYFTSGPGVTRGDHYHHTKAEKFLVIQGTAHFGFRHIVTGETYEVVTKGGEAKIVETIPGWTHNITNIGEDELICMLWANEIFDRARPDTIAEKV from the coding sequence ATGAGCATCGCGCTGGTGACCGGGGCCGAGGGCTTTATCGGCCGCAACCTCACGATCCGGCTGGGCGAGCTCGGCCATGAAGTGATCCCGATCGGCCGCAGCCACGATGCGTCCGATCTCGCCGATGCGGCGAAACGCGCCGATTTCGTGTTCCATCTGGCAGGTGTGAACCGGCCGCAGGACCCGGCGGACTTCGCGACCGGCAATCGCGATTTCACCAGCGAGGTGTGCGACGCGCTGGCCGCAGCGGGCAACAAAGCGCCGATCGCCTATAGCTCCTCGATCCAGGCCGCCGCCGACAATCCCTATGGGGAGAGCAAGCGCGGGGCCGAGCAGGCGCTGGAGCGGCATGGCGAGGCAACCGGCGCGCCGGTGCTGATCTATCGCCTGCCCAACGTGTTCGGCAAATGGGCGCGGCCCAACTACAATTCCGCGGTTGCGACCTTCTGCCACAATATCGCGCACGGGCTGGAGATCACGGTCAACGATCCCGCCGTGCCGCTGCGGCTGGTCTATGTCGACGATGTGGTCGCCGCTTTCGTCGCGCTGCTGCAAGACGGCGCCACGCGCGACAGCGGCTTTCACGAGGTTCAGCCGGTTTACGAGACCACGGTGGGCGAGGTTGCAGATACGATCCGCAGCTTCCCTTGCAGCCGTCACACGCTGGTATCGCCGCGCGTGGGCACCGGGCTCACCCGCGCGCTCTATTCGACCTACCTGAGCTATCTCGAGCCGGACCAGTTCAGCTACGGCCTGCCGATCCACGCGGACCCGCGAGGGGCCTTCGTCGAGATGCTCAAGACACCCGATGCCGGGCAGTTCTCCTACTTCACCTCCGGCCCCGGCGTGACCCGCGGCGATCACTACCACCACACCAAGGCGGAAAAATTCCTGGTCATCCAGGGCACCGCCCATTTCGGCTTTCGCCATATCGTCACCGGCGAAACCTACGAGGTTGTGACCAAGGGCGGCGAGGCAAAGATCGTCGAGACCATTCCGGGCTGGACGCACAACATCACCAATATCGGCGAGGACGAGCTGATCTGTATGCTCTGGGCGAACGAGATTTTCGATCGCGCCCGCCCCGATACCATCGCCGAGAAGGTTTGA
- a CDS encoding glycosyltransferase family 4 protein encodes MRDTTPRKLRILILSQYFWPEGFRVNDLASELIARGHEVTVLTGLPNYPDGEVFADFRDNPAKYASFEGAPVHRVPVIPRGNSSLKLMLNYLSFALSGTIFGPGKLRGQRFDAIFVFQTSPITSALPALWIGWRKRAPVLMWVLDLWPDTLSAIGVVKSPVLLGLVGKLVSFIYKRCARILVQSRAFYDNVERYAGGTDTIRYFPGWPEPVFQNAVDGLAPPPELAPYAEDFKVMFAGNLGQAQDIPAIIEAADMLRDEPGLRWIIVGEGRAGDDARAEVAKRGLEDKVIFAGRHPLERMPSFFSAADALLVTLRDEPIWSMTIPGKVQSYLASGRPLLGMFNGEGGRVIREAEAGLTAPAGDYRTLADNVRTMMRMSREERAELGKSGRAYAQAHFNRAALIAGLEDWIVELGDETTEERQRA; translated from the coding sequence ATGCGAGACACCACCCCCCGCAAGCTCAGGATCCTGATCCTCAGCCAGTATTTCTGGCCCGAAGGATTTCGCGTCAACGATCTCGCCAGCGAACTGATCGCGCGCGGCCACGAAGTCACCGTGTTGACCGGCCTGCCGAACTATCCGGACGGTGAGGTCTTTGCCGACTTCCGCGATAACCCCGCGAAATATGCGAGCTTCGAGGGGGCCCCGGTCCATCGCGTTCCGGTGATCCCGCGTGGGAACAGCAGCCTCAAGCTGATGCTCAACTATCTCAGCTTTGCGCTTTCGGGCACGATCTTCGGCCCCGGCAAGCTTCGCGGCCAGCGCTTCGACGCGATCTTCGTGTTCCAGACCTCGCCGATCACCTCGGCGTTGCCCGCTCTGTGGATCGGCTGGCGCAAACGCGCGCCGGTGCTGATGTGGGTGCTCGACCTGTGGCCCGACACGCTCTCCGCCATCGGGGTGGTCAAATCGCCTGTGCTGCTGGGGCTGGTCGGCAAGCTGGTCAGCTTTATCTACAAGCGCTGCGCGCGCATCCTCGTCCAGTCGCGTGCGTTCTACGACAATGTCGAGCGCTATGCGGGCGGCACGGACACCATCCGCTACTTCCCCGGCTGGCCAGAGCCGGTATTTCAGAACGCGGTCGACGGGCTCGCCCCTCCGCCCGAGCTTGCTCCGTATGCGGAGGACTTCAAGGTGATGTTCGCCGGCAATCTGGGCCAGGCGCAGGACATCCCGGCGATCATCGAGGCGGCCGACATGCTGCGCGACGAGCCCGGCCTGCGCTGGATCATCGTGGGCGAGGGGCGTGCGGGCGACGATGCGCGCGCCGAGGTCGCCAAGCGCGGACTGGAGGACAAGGTGATCTTCGCGGGCCGTCACCCGCTCGAACGCATGCCATCCTTCTTCAGCGCCGCCGACGCGCTGCTGGTGACGCTGCGTGACGAACCGATCTGGTCGATGACGATCCCGGGCAAGGTTCAGTCCTACCTTGCCTCCGGTCGGCCGCTGCTCGGCATGTTCAACGGCGAAGGCGGGCGCGTCATTCGTGAGGCCGAAGCCGGGCTGACCGCCCCCGCCGGCGACTACCGCACGCTGGCAGACAATGTCCGCACCATGATGCGCATGTCGCGCGAAGAACGCGCCGAGCTTGGCAAGAGTGGGCGTGCCTACGCGCAGGCCCATTTCAACCGCGCTGCGCTGATCGCCGGTCTGGAAGACTGGATCGTCGAGCTTGGCGACGAGACGACCGAGGAGCGACAGCGTGCCTAA